A stretch of Rhinoraja longicauda isolate Sanriku21f unplaced genomic scaffold, sRhiLon1.1 Scf000629, whole genome shotgun sequence DNA encodes these proteins:
- the LOC144591161 gene encoding nuclear factor 7, brain-like, producing MASKDRFESLTEEVVCPICLDFFIDPVSLECGHNFCRSCITQSWDCEGRNCCPECREVFADRTLRVSWALARLAEKARTLSLNRTEKESKLHCEEHQEELKLFCKTDKKLICLVCAAGREHREHRFMPVKEAVENYKGQVKASIQSLTKDKSGIQQMEQQQKEKISGVL from the exons atggcttcgaaagacaggttcgagagtttaaccgaggaggtagtttgtcccatctgcctggatttcttcatcgatccggtgtcactggagtgtggacacaacttctgccgctcctgtatcacacagagttgggactgTGAAGGGAGAAActgctgcccggaatgtagagaggtgtttgcagaccgcaccctcagggttagttgggccttggcgagactggctgagaaagctcgaacactgagcctgaatcggacggagaaggaaagtaaacttcactgcgaggaacatcaggaagaactgaagctgttttgtaaaactgacaagaagctgatctgcctggtttgtgcagctgggcgggaacacagagagcaccgcttcatgccggttaaagaagctgttgaaaactacaag ggtcaggttaaagcttccatccagtctctcacaaaagataaatcagggatccagcaaatggaacagcaacagaaagagaagatttctggagttctg